accataatataaccacgttgatcgagtgtcgttatattacgctaactcatacctccatccccacatcactccatagattcaggttcgtgtaatcgtgaagttttaaaatgaacaaagcatagcgacatcaccaacgtgactcgtatttaatcaaaagaattagtgcaactctgaagaagcgttccccgagggaagtgtataaatgattgttcacgtcaatgcgattcaagtcaaacaataatgtatttaagTACGAGAAGTTTAACGAAtcgtgataacgaatagtacgcaaccgtagtgataagtgttgatgacgatactcacctagaatagtgatggtagtaacaagaagtggtagatagtaagaaacaccggtgtgacaccgatagtaggttgaaatggtggcgaataacaacgtgggagacagagttcccgaactagtgtgactaatgaagtcgtcgtcatccttactcgtatgaatcttgaatttacgtgtgttaacaGAAAGttacagaatacgagttcgtatgatgaaaacttggtaccattaagaagtttgcctaagaatgattcaagtataatgcacaagtagtcaagtaagtgctatctatagcaaatgtatgtcagaatgcaatggctaactatccggttgtagtctagattcactaatgcgtcctaacgactctgtcagacacactaatgcacatcctagttacaaccaacgctctgataccatctgtagcgacccgaaaaaatcgtcattgacggcgccgttaacttaggtcccgttgcgtggtcatagtccctatatgagacgcgtttgaccaaaattatgtctcattcatttgaaaagtacaagacttgcaaggtttagtttacaaacggttcgacaacacatttaagtttacaaagttataaagcataaatgaagtaacttgcgacataatataagttgaaaatcacagttgctataaatagcgtaagtatgtaaacatttgtttgaatccaaaggtgctatcactagcgtatgcatgtatgcttgactccaagcaagtaatcaaagtgtatgcatgtatgcttgaccccaagcaagtatgagtgtacgcagaagcatgtatcaaatagccatgtatgaacctgagaaacttatagaaaactgtcaacgaaaaacgttggtgaaatcataggtgttttattaaacgttgtatttgaaccacaagatttaatataagatgattatcaaaatcatttgcattccaaagttgttatttgtttcgcgggcacccaattatcaaacttaactgttttgtaccctgttacgtagtgttagaacatacactatactcgaaaatatatttcatctgctaacggtagcgaaccgtccgaatgaggctcgtcaagcccatgtgatcacataatataagttctcgtttacaccctgcaagtgtaactaatgataattgaattgaggatttttgttcaaacccgtatgtggaatgttcgttttcgtacttgtgttcaaagtgtaaaagtatgatacgtatatgtttctcatcccatagtttaaagcataaaacctgtttgaaagatgggactatgatctcacctcgagtgcacgagtataaaagtacttcacaaagtaaacgtgtgcatgatagttgcttagccttgacctaaacaagtaagttgtatcaattaaccggttacgacacaaagtccggcgaaatgtgttcaattagtcctatggctcgttacgactcgattagtatagcatgtgaatcacgttgtcaagtttcatgcaagaatcaagtataaaatacgattaaaatgattgcataagtgtttggttaagtttgacaaaaagtcaaacttggtcaaagtcaaagtcaacggggtcgggtcgggtatccgacaattttcccatgatttaaaagtatgtataaacatgtttgccaagtttcatgttaatcggagttacgagtaagcgggggtgaaaacgtgaaaaacAAAAAGTAGTTGGGACATACCCAAATGGCGTGTCGCTCCATATTTGGCGTgccgctccatttaactgatcagcaagtctggcagttttcacactcaagcacgaatccaacttcaaatacacataaatcataaaccgtaaacatccaaaacaagtatcttatatcgttggaaaggtattttgataaggaatacaactaaccactcttcatcaagcaaaaacgtcatttacaatagccgaaatctcgtcaagtgatcattaaatgttcaaaatcatcgtttcaagtttacaaaatgcattttaagattcgggaatccaattcacacatatgatatgccattttgaaggtaatgaaacatacattacaactaaatacttactaataacatttcatgacattcgaaatatcaaaagttcgttttaagtctatcaaaccctaaccaaaattcacaaaaatcaataatcatgcgtttgaagttttcttactcaacctacgcatcaaaacgaagctagtgatactagtaacacaattaaaacatgaactttaacaaattaacaacattaactcacccaaaatcaaagattaagcacacccatttcaaatgttcaaactagttactcaaaacaacgaatcgagcaaacaaaacatatattcatgtcatacacgagccatagacactaactaacaccatttcaagtcaaaaacacgaatttagagaaatctagagttttagaaatgttacccaaacgagatgaaattggtaccaaaatgtagaggatgaagagaggatcacgaatatgtaatttgttttgatgtttgctacttgattcgggtttagatgatgattctttatgAAGATCAAAAAGATGTAAAAATGGAAGTATTagttgaaagaaaaatggaaaagagaaaaaaaagaattaaatgaatggaggaggtgaagtggttgactagttgacctagtcaccactttgccctcttgacaacattggtccctcaagtttcaaagcgggtgcgagattttaccgaacgaatattttaaacacgcgagagtaaacggaatgtgttataatccaataacggaaatattacgaacattagttaacgaaaggtacgaatttaaataacgaaagatattattaaaaaaaatagtgttaaaaataaatttaacggaaaaacacgggatgttacattgtAGATTGTTCTTATTTCTATACTGTTATTGTTGGGCTGTGTGGTGGGAATTAGtaaggccgtaatttcccaacagttATTTGTTATGAAATTttctaattaaaaataaatatgaacAAACATTAGAAGAATCACAAGATATAATCCTTCAATCACAGAAGGATAAAACCTCTAATCACAAGAGGTTATTCAAACCAATCAACGAAAACGAATGATTCAGTTTACACAATTACACAATGATTCACTCTTTAACAAGATCAATACAGTTTGATCTTGTTATAACTCACAAATTGAATCAAACAGCAAACCCTAATTTGAGAGAGAAATCGTCCAAAAGTACAGAAATATGAAACTGAATGAATAaattataaaagaaaataaattatatatagatAAATTAATTTGCAGAAAAGCCCTTCTTGTCTTCATTCCTAGTACATCCATCTTTTGTTTTTTACAGTTCAGCCACACAACTTCAGTTCTAAAAATGTCAACTTTAGCCCCTGCACATTCTTAACCCAGAACtaaatacaaaataacaaaataaagAACAAATGTTTAGATTACTTTATATAATTCAATATATCCACTTAATCTAAACATTTCAAAATATATTGAAAAGTGTAAGTTGATCACACAACATATTATGTTGTGTCCCATTCAACCCTTTAGTAAATATATCAGATACATTCTCTGAAGAAGAAATCAAGTGTGTTTCCAAAATTCCAGAACTAATTTTTTCTCTAACAAAATGCAAATCAACTTCAAAATGTTTAGTTCTTTCATGAAACACAGGATTTTTAGCAATTTGTAAAGCTGACTTACTATCACAAAGAATTTTAACAGGTAAATCAACTTTAACTTCTAAatcttttaaaacttttaaaatccAAATTATTTCACGTGAAATAGAAGCAAGTGCTCTGTATTCAGCCTCTGCTGAAGACCTTGAAACAGTTGACTGCTTTTTACTTTTCCAAGATACTAAATTACCACCAAAGTAGATGCAAAAACCAGTAACAGATTTTCTTAACATATTACTTTTTGCATAATCAGAGTCAACAAATCCAGATAATGTTAAATCACTAAACTTCTTAATAGTAATTCCTTTACCTGGTGATCCTTTCAAATATCTTAAAACTCTTAAAGCAGCCTTCATGTGAGAATTCAAAGGAGCATGCATATATTGACTCAAACAATGCACAGAATAAGCTATATCAGGTCTAGTTAAAGTTATATAGATCAATTTACCAACTAACTTATGATATTTACTTATATTTTCAAGTAAGAAATCTGAGCCAGAAAAATCATCTTTATTAGAAAAAACAACACCAGATTCTAAAGGAGTCACAGCAGGTTTACTAGCAAGTACACCAAATTCAGCTAAAACCTCTAAACAGTATTTTCTTTGACAAAGAACAAAAAAATCATCATTTTCAACAAGTTCCAAACCAAGAAAATATTTAAGTTTACCTAAttctttaattttaaacttagatttAAGAAAAACTTTACATTCCTCAACAATAGCTTCAGAATTTACAGTAatgataatatcatcaacataaacaagtaAATAAACACAGTTAATACCATCAGTCTTAACAAATAAGGAATAATCATTTACACTTTGTTTAAATCCATATTCAAACATAACATCACAaaatttttcattccattttctaggAGCTTGTTTAAGACCATACAAAGATTTAACAAGTTTGCACACtctaatatcatttttatcaaaataacCTTCAAGAAAAGTCATATAAACATCTTCAGTCAAATCACCATAAAGAAAAGCATTATTAATGTCAATTTGATATAATGACCAGCTATTTTTACAAGCAATAGATAAGATAAGTCTAACAGTAACCATCTTAACAACAAGAgaaaaagtttcatcaaagtcAATTTCTTCTCTTTGATTAAAACCTTTAGCTACTAACCTAGCTTTATACCTATCTATTTCACCAGTTGACTTGTACTTGATTCTATATACCCATTTAGAACCAATAGGTTTTCTATCTTTAAGTAACTCAGTTAATATCCAAGTATTATTTCTATTTAAAGCCTCCATTTCATCATTCATGGCATTAACCCAGTTTTGATCTATACAAGCCTCTTTGAATGACTTTGGTTCATGTCCTTTGGTTAAACTTGTTACAAAACAGTAATTTTCAGACCCTAGTTTAGAATAGTTCAAGTAATCATTGATACTGTACTTAACATTATTGTTAAGCACATAATCTTTGAATTTAATAGAATTTTTGTTTCTCTACTTGACCTTCTTAACTGAGGTGTAAAGTTAAAAACATTATCAGTTAAATTGCCCTCGGGGACAGTTTGTGTCTCAATACTTTCATCATTAGATGTTGCAGGTACACCATCACTTTGTGACTCAATTGAGCTATAAATTAAGGCATGATTGCCATCATCCTTAGTACTGcctctcccttcatcattgggactttcAGACTCAGTTGACTCAAtaatatttaattttgtttttCGGTTTAGATTAAAAGAAGAATCTTCAAAACAATCAAAGAAATTTTGATAATTAACATTTTCTTTTGCAAAATCAGTTTTAAAAACAGAATCTAGTTTGAAAggaaaaatgttttcataaaatttTACATCCCTTGAAAAAATAAAAGTTTTGTCATCTAAACAGAATAACTTGTAACCTTTTTGAAAATTATAATACCCAATGAAAACACATTTTAAAGCTCTACTGGAAAACTTGTCATGATTATTTAAAATAGTAGCAAAACAAAGACAACCAAAAATCCTTAAGTGGGAGAGATTAGGACATTTTCCATAAATCAACTCATAGGAACACTTGCCAAACAAAACAGAAAAAGGAAGCCCGTTAATCAAATAAGTAGCAGTTAGAATGCATTCAGACCACAAATACAGAGGTAATCCCCCCTGAAACATAAGGGACCTAGCCACATTAAAAAGATGCCTATGTTTCCTTTCAGCTATGCCATTCTGTTGTGGGGTATAAGTACATGTAGTTTGATGTATAATACCTTTATCTTTAacaaaactactcattttattgtTTAAAAATTCTGTTCCATTATCACTTCTTATAACTTTGACAGTTTTACCAaattgatttaaaattaaattataaaacaTTTCAAAACAGCTAAATACTTCTTCTTTGGTTTTTAACAAATAAGTCCAGACAGCCCTAGAAAAATCATCAACAACAGTTAGAAAATATCTAAATCCCTCTTTACTTTTAACTTTATAAGGACCCCATGTGTCAAAATGTATTAAGTCACCTAAACTTTTTGTTTTATGATCACTTAATGGAAAAGGATCTCTTGTTTGTTTAGCTTTATGACAAGTTTCACAAAGTTCAGCattgttattaattttattaaaaccAAGTTTATCACTTAATTTATTCAAAGCTTGATATGCAGGATGTCCAAGTCTTTCATGTCACAGTTTACTTTTAGACAAATTTGAATAAATCATGTTAGACTTAAATATCTTACCATTGAAATTATCATCAAAGAAGTAAAGATCATCAAATTCACTACCAGTCCCCATCAGTCTTTTTTGAATTAAATCctgaatataatatttatttgcatCAAAACTAACAACAAGATTGCTATCTTTAATCATTTTATTCACAGACAGTAAACTAACACAGTATTGAGAAATGACTAAAACATCATACAGTTCAATATTATCAGACAGTCTTAAATTTTCCATTTGTAAAATTTTAGCAACAGTACCATTAGGATGATTGACAGTTAAATTTAAATCTGAAACATCAATAACTTTGTTTAAATTTTGAGAATTTGAAACCATGTGTTGGTTTGCACCAGAGTCAATAATCCAACCTTTTGAatcattttgaaaaatatttgacCAGAAAAATTTATCAAACTGTGAATTAAAAAACACATTATTATTTTGAATACTACCTGACATGTTTGACTCCACTTGATTGTAAACAGGTTTCTCATTAACAAGATTAAGAAGCTTCATAATCTGATCACTAGTCAATTGAAAATTAGTAGCACAAGAATCATGTTTTTCAGTAATACAATTACTACTATTAAACCTAGGAGCACCTTGATTGAAAAGTTTTTTAATATAACCAGGTGGATATCCAATTAGTTCATAACAtctttgtaacaccctaggcaaatcccacatcgcccacgaacatgagtgatcatgggattataaggtaatactcacgcttaaatgacacaacgcgttttgggaccacaagcagaGCGGGtaagcgagtacgttgtggttaagcgtgctcgggcgagagcactaccaggatgggtgacctcctgggaaagtgcttctcgtgtgtggtcgccaagaaaaagtcgtgcgcctgcgggcaaagcggacaatattgtggtcatgttaagctagggtgttacagaatggtatcagagccactcatgtgccgttgggggtggtggggcaaacctcatcgaggacgatgagtccctaagggggggtgaatgtaacagcctaggcaaatcccacatcgcccacgaacatgagtgatcatgggattataaggtaatactcacgcttaaatgacacaacgcgttttgggaccacatgcagagcgggtgagcgagtacattgtggttaagcgtgctcgggcgagagcactaccaggatgggtgacctcctgggaaagtgcttctcgtgtgtggtcgccaagaaaaagccgtgcgcctgcgggcaaagcggacaatattgtggtcatgttaagctggggtgttacaatctTTCAATAGTATGACCAAGCATGTTAGAGTTTGTGCATTTTAAAGGtggatttttgtattttttttcttgttattagtaaaattattattaccattaacaaaaTTAGTTGTTTTAGAATTAAAAGCAGATGAGTGCATCTTATTGACATTAGAACTAGAAGCAGAATGCATTCTATGAGACTCATCCCTAGAAATAATTGAAAAAGCAGTTTTAACAGATGGAACAGGATCAGAAGTAAGAATTTGACTTCTAATAGGCACATAAACATCATCAAAACCCATTAAAAACTACATAAGTTTCAGAAATTGACAATGTTCTTGGAAAGATTTATTAGCAGACACAATATCATCAATTTTAACCATATCATCAAATTGTCTCCACATAGCATTCAATTTATGATAATAGTCAGATAATGATTGACCAGATTGACTACATGAATTAATTTTCTGATATAGATTAAAGGTAACAGATGCATCTATCTTATCATAAGTTTCTTTTAACTCATCCCAAACAGATTCAGCTGTTTTTGAAAAAATTTGACCATTGTAAAAATCTTCAGACAGAGACATAAGAATCCATGTAAGAACAACAGAGTTACATCTATCCCATTGACCTAATAACACTTCATCATCCTCGTATTCATACCTGACACAGGTACCATCAATAAAACCAAGTTTATTTTTTATTTGTAAAGCAAGTTTCATAGCACAAGACCAAACATTATAATTTTCAGTTCCTTTTAACTTTTGTGTAATTAAAGAAGCACCAGAAGTATCACTAGGATGTAAATATAGAGGATCATTATATTCAAGCTTAATAATCTTAGTAATACTACCAGAACTAACAGAACTATCATCAGACATGATTGCAGTAACAAGAAGATAACAAATAAGATCAAGATAGCACAAACAGATAACAAATAATCAAGCAAGATTCAAGAAACTCAAACAAAACAATATAGCAAGAAAGTTAAACAAGTAGCACACAATAACCGCAACAAATCCACGGTTCAGACACTTGTAAGGAAAGAAAACAAACCCCAATTGACTGGTTACTAACCAGGCAACCTGTAGAGATGATTTACAGAATAAATGGTCAAGATCAATCTACGCTTGATCAGGTTTTCATTGATCTCAAAGGATCTAGATCAAGAGTTGGGCGTAGAGTTCTAGTTAGGGTAAAAAAATGCACGAATAAACACGAGACTTCCCTTTGAAGACAAGAAAGCAGCGGAAGAACAAAGacgaacaaaccctaattttttaaaattagggttttcaacCAAACAGCTTCAGATTAACAAAATCGACCCAACAAAAGAATCCACAAGCCGTTGTCGAACCCAAACACAGCAATATCAGTCACACTTTCAACCAATCTTGAAAGAATCAATTgaagaacataaaccctaatttccaGATCTGAAAATTAGTTATCAATTAATCAATAGATCGAACGAAATCAACATTGtcgctctgataccatgaacaaACAATAGAAGAATCACAAGATATAATCCTTCAATCACAGAAGGATAAAACCTCTAATCACAAGAGGTTATTCAAACCAATCAAAGAAAACGAATGATTCAGTTTACACAATTACACAATGATTCACTCTTTAACAAGATCAATACAGTTTGATCTTGTTATAACTCACAAATTGAATCAAACAGCAAACCCTAATTTGAAAGAGAAATCGTCCAAAATTACAGAAATATGAAACTGAATGAATAaattataaaagaaaataaattatatatagatAAATTAATTTGCAGAAAAGCCCTTCTTGTCTTCATTCCTAGTACATCCATCTTTTGTTTTTTACAGTTCAGCCACACAACTTCAGTTCTAGAAATGTCAACTTTAACCCCTGCATATTCTTAACCCagaaataaatacaaaataacaaaataaagAACAAATGTTTAGATTACTTTATATAATTCAATAAAATATATGGTAAATTAGTTTGAAGTTGAGTTTTATGAAAtaaattaattactaatattatcgaCACCAAAAGAAAGGAGAAACAAAACCATTTCTTCAACAAGCAATAAAGTCTAAAAACAAATACAGTAACATTCTTCGTTACCACGCCAACCTCACGCAATAAAGTATTGCGAGAAGAAGTTCAAAGATTTGAAATGCAAGAATCTTCAAGTTTTTTCTACATAAAACAAACTTGTCAAACACGAGACTTCTTTTTATTTTGAGGATTAAATAATATAATTTCTTATAATCCCACTATCTTATATCTCTTAGTCTTCTAAAATATgaataatgttataataataataataatatagatatggatagtcaattttggtgtatacatatagtcaattttggtacacaaagtatgtatttttatattgagattttaggctataaatactcatgaatgcaagcattaaacttgcaccatttctcacacttacaaagtgtttctttctttctctccattatcatctttgttcttacacttcattattagtattctaaatcaagaatcaaatcactaaaggtagttataagcctactgaattataacatcaagaatcaaaccactaaaggtagttataagcctactgaattataacatcaagaatcaaatcactaaaggtagttataagcctactgaattataacacgttatcagcacgataatcttaatactaaatatggttggctctgccaccaaaatgatatatggtcggttataccaccaaaatgatatatggtcggttataccaccagaatgatataggtcagttataccacctgaaaaaatatatggtcgacactgtcgccaaattttcatttatgtttactaatatttatatttttgttatataacatttatttatgattgcttacacatggtcgacactgtcacctacttatcatttatgttatattaaatttatgtttaatgtttatatacttatgaatataaattgactctaatttatcatgatgtttgttttaatttttgataatagaaaatgtcgaatctggaaaagcttaaatttactcctttagaatcaactggaaacaactacatgccatgggttataaaagtaaaaatgcatcttaaatcaatgggcattcttgaaaccataaatgaaaacaacacttgttctgaaaaagaacaagctacggcatgttgctttattcatcaacatattgatgaatgcttacaaaataattatgtgactgtagaagatccccatgttttatgggaaggtctcaaaagcagattcaataatcaaagagaaattttacttccagctgcaatggaacaatggagaacattaaggttccaagactttaagaaagtaaatgaatacagctcagctctgtataatacatgttcacaacttaaattctgtggacatgaaattagtgatgcagacatgatggagaaaactttctccacaatgaatgctgcaaacatcacagtgcaaagaaatttgagaatgctaaagttcaaaacatatcctgaacttaattcatatctcttagttaaagagcaaaatgatgagctattaatgaaaaatcagcaatcccgtcctactggtacacttgcaatccctgaagcaaatactgcaaataattataaacagggacaaggacgcgggcaaggtcgtggttataataaccatcaccatcatcatgccaaaagccataactatggtagaaaccatccttatggtaatggtaatgggcgtggacgtggtcgtggtcgtggccgtggtggtcaaagaaatagtaatccacgaaaatataaatatcaaccacaaaacaagcccattaaacaagatgttgaagaaaattcttctaaaaattctgaagaatcttgctacagatgtggtagaatgggccactgggctaatacttgccgaacatctaaacatcttgttaagatgtatcaggattcgctgaaaggtaaagaaaaggaagtaaattttgtggataatattgatccaacagtcactgagaaaccatctgatttatatgaagatttcttgaatgtttaagttgtgtgtcttttgaaaaataaacgatttaatatcgtctgtctttgtcattatgtttgctaaatgtttcagtactatctatttgcgtttaaaatattgtgtaatattaatgtactcactatttatttcttatatatgaagttcaatatgaattttgctggaatacaacatcaatcaagtggtggagatctctgtatagcagacagtggaactacacacactatacttaaatccgagaaatattttattgatctaaaaccaacggaaggaactatacatacaatatcaggacctgctaacttgataaaagggataggaaaggcaaatttcatactaccaaatggtacaaaatttttaataaatgatgccttattttctcccaagtcaagcagaaatttattgagtttctccgacatataccttaacgggtatgattatcagtcagtgacaacagaaaatgagaaatatttaagtatcactgacaagagtcatgtggttgaaaaactgccaagacttagttctggattacattatacacatataaatgtaccagaaatacatatggtagttaacgaaaaatatattgatcctggtgtattcagtttatggcataacagattaggccatccaggatcaacaatgatgaaaaggattattgaatgtactcatggacatccactaaaggatagaaaaatccatcatgatacaatggttccatgtacatcttgctctcttggaaaattgataactagaccctcaccacttaaggttgagaaagaatcaccaatgtttcttgaaagaattcaaggtgatatatgtggaccaattcatccaccatgtggaccatttagatatttcatggttctaatagacgcatctagcagatggtctcatgtttgtctgttatcaagccgtaatgtggcatttgcaaaatttcttgcccaaattattaaattgagagctcattttcctgattacaccattaaaagggtgagacttgataatgctggtgaatttacatctcaagcatttaatgacta
The window above is part of the Rutidosis leptorrhynchoides isolate AG116_Rl617_1_P2 chromosome 1, CSIRO_AGI_Rlap_v1, whole genome shotgun sequence genome. Proteins encoded here:
- the LOC139854839 gene encoding uncharacterized protein; amino-acid sequence: MSDDSSVSSGSITKIIKLEYNDPLYLHPSDTSGASLITQKLKGTENYNVWSCAMKLALQIKNKLGFIDGTCVRYEYEDDEVLLGQWDRCNSVVLTWILMSLSEDFYNGQIFSKTAESVWDELKETYDKIDASVTFNLYQKINSCSQSGQSLSDYYHKLNAMWRQFDDMVKIDDIVSANKSFQEHCQFLKLM